In Paraflavitalea devenefica, the following are encoded in one genomic region:
- the ftsZ gene encoding cell division protein FtsZ, which translates to MIHFDLPKEKSSIIKVIGVGGGGSNAVNHMFGQQIDGVNFIICNTDAQAIATSKVPNKVQLGPHLTQGLGAGANPDIGRQATEESLEEIRRILEVNTKMAFITAGMGGGTGTGGAPIISKICKDLGILTVGIVTTPFSYEGKKRQLQAEEGIRILKQYVDTLLVISNDKLRHQFGNLKMKEAFAKADNVLATAAKCITDVINSTGQINVDFADVCTVMRNGGVAILGNASVGGEGRAQRAIEEAMNSPLLNDNEISGAKWILININSAEGEHEFTMDEVDIIQNYLLSSAGEGTDVILGMGYDNTLGDQIGITLIATGFEYKDPFTKKEEKKAAPKKEEKIVLSLSPQPEPKTTLVKEAKTAAPEPKKEKPVVAEQPVKEELAPKLVETEPTPKFKPLVLFTNEDDSKNTVDKKSVEENTEEKIEWVLSQPSKSAETPANVSSQSSSATQQSRNNSSASAASGGYLARPTNIYAEPKTNESIPDHSPVKEPVLHTGANTTQEDDTSNDMQLVFKDDIPAAADEPGAHQPHPIVIANDASVEESRSGNEAEEQKRRAAERIQKLRNLSFNINAADPNNEFETVPAYIRRNLELYNTITNVENFYSNYEVKADENNNGQISTINTFLDGKNPD; encoded by the coding sequence TGCAGTGAACCACATGTTCGGTCAGCAGATTGACGGGGTTAACTTCATTATCTGTAATACGGATGCGCAGGCGATTGCTACGAGCAAGGTACCTAATAAAGTACAGCTGGGGCCGCACCTTACGCAAGGGCTGGGTGCGGGCGCCAATCCCGATATTGGCCGCCAGGCTACAGAAGAGAGCCTGGAAGAGATCAGGCGCATACTGGAGGTGAATACCAAGATGGCATTCATTACAGCCGGTATGGGCGGTGGTACAGGAACGGGTGGCGCACCGATCATTTCAAAAATATGTAAGGACCTTGGTATACTTACAGTAGGTATTGTTACTACTCCTTTTTCCTATGAGGGAAAGAAGCGCCAGTTGCAGGCCGAAGAGGGTATCCGGATCCTGAAACAATATGTAGATACCCTGCTGGTGATCAGCAATGATAAACTGCGCCACCAGTTTGGTAACCTGAAGATGAAAGAGGCTTTTGCCAAAGCGGATAATGTACTGGCCACCGCGGCCAAGTGTATTACCGATGTGATCAATAGCACCGGTCAGATCAACGTAGACTTTGCGGATGTATGTACCGTCATGCGCAACGGAGGCGTAGCCATTTTGGGTAATGCGTCTGTTGGTGGTGAAGGCAGGGCGCAACGGGCTATTGAAGAAGCCATGAACTCACCATTGCTGAATGACAATGAGATCAGCGGCGCCAAGTGGATACTCATCAATATCAACTCTGCCGAAGGTGAGCACGAGTTCACGATGGATGAAGTAGATATTATTCAAAATTATTTATTGAGCTCAGCCGGTGAAGGCACTGATGTGATCCTGGGTATGGGTTATGACAATACGCTGGGCGACCAGATCGGTATTACCCTGATTGCCACCGGTTTTGAGTACAAGGACCCCTTTACCAAAAAAGAGGAGAAGAAGGCCGCTCCGAAGAAGGAGGAAAAGATCGTATTGTCACTGAGCCCGCAACCGGAGCCTAAGACAACCCTGGTAAAGGAGGCGAAAACCGCTGCGCCTGAGCCTAAGAAAGAGAAGCCGGTAGTGGCGGAACAGCCTGTGAAGGAAGAACTTGCGCCGAAGCTGGTGGAAACGGAGCCAACTCCTAAGTTTAAGCCGTTGGTGCTTTTTACGAATGAGGACGATAGTAAAAATACTGTGGACAAAAAGAGCGTGGAAGAAAATACGGAGGAAAAGATCGAATGGGTACTTTCGCAGCCATCCAAATCTGCCGAAACACCCGCTAACGTATCCAGTCAGTCATCATCAGCAACTCAACAAAGTAGAAATAATTCTTCGGCGTCTGCAGCGTCCGGAGGATACCTGGCCAGGCCTACCAATATTTATGCAGAACCAAAGACAAATGAATCCATCCCTGATCACTCACCTGTGAAGGAACCAGTCTTACATACGGGTGCAAACACAACCCAGGAAGACGACACTTCCAACGACATGCAACTCGTATTTAAAGATGACATTCCAGCAGCGGCGGATGAGCCTGGGGCCCACCAACCTCACCCTATTGTTATAGCGAATGACGCTTCTGTTGAGGAGTCCCGATCCGGGAACGAAGCAGAAGAGCAAAAACGCCGGGCAGCAGAGAGAATACAGAAATTACGTAACCTGTCATTCAACATCAATGCTGCCGACCCTAACAATGAGTTTGAAACTGTGCCGGCTTACATCCGCCGCAATTTGGAATTGTACAATACCATCACGAACGTAGAGAACTTCTACAGCAATTACGAAGTCAAGGCTGATGAAAATAATAACGGACAGATCTCTACCATCAATACATTCCTGGATGGTAAGAATCCCGATTAA
- a CDS encoding TIGR01777 family oxidoreductase: protein MATILITGGTGLVGKAVTSLLISKGYEVIILSRGQSAAGNAGYSVAHWDPAKQEIDVTAVQKADYIINLAGAGVADKRWTKKRKQEIVDSRVQSGELLVKTLKENPNKVKAVINPSGIGWYGDDAKRKPGRKAFIEDDPADDGYLGETCKLWEASIDPVQELGKRLVKFRIGIVLSKEGGALKEYKMPVRFGVAPILGSGKQVISWIHIDDLARLMLYAIEHEQLHGVYNGVASQPVTNRNFMIMLAGKIKGRFYIPLYVPSFVLKILLGGLSIEVLKSATVSNSKIGLTGFQFLYPTIEAALGDLTKE from the coding sequence ATGGCAACCATTCTCATTACCGGGGGCACAGGTTTGGTAGGAAAGGCGGTAACCAGCTTATTGATCAGTAAAGGGTACGAAGTCATTATCCTTTCCCGGGGGCAGTCTGCCGCTGGTAATGCAGGTTATTCGGTAGCGCATTGGGACCCGGCCAAACAGGAGATTGATGTAACCGCTGTTCAAAAAGCCGATTATATTATTAACCTGGCAGGAGCAGGGGTGGCCGATAAGCGCTGGACCAAAAAGAGAAAACAGGAAATTGTTGATAGCCGTGTGCAGAGCGGGGAACTGCTGGTGAAAACGCTGAAAGAAAATCCCAATAAGGTAAAGGCTGTGATCAATCCCTCCGGTATCGGCTGGTATGGTGATGATGCCAAAAGAAAACCTGGCCGTAAAGCTTTTATAGAAGATGACCCGGCGGATGATGGATACCTGGGTGAAACCTGCAAATTATGGGAAGCCAGCATTGACCCGGTGCAGGAACTGGGTAAGCGGTTGGTAAAGTTCCGCATAGGCATTGTGCTAAGTAAGGAAGGTGGTGCTTTAAAGGAATACAAAATGCCGGTACGTTTTGGCGTCGCTCCCATCCTGGGCAGCGGTAAGCAGGTGATTAGCTGGATACATATTGACGACCTGGCGCGCCTGATGCTCTATGCCATTGAACATGAACAATTGCACGGTGTATATAATGGAGTTGCCTCACAACCTGTTACGAACAGGAATTTTATGATTATGCTGGCCGGGAAAATAAAAGGCCGCTTTTATATTCCCCTCTATGTTCCTTCTTTTGTATTAAAGATCTTATTGGGTGGCCTGAGCATTGAAGTGCTGAAAAGCGCCACCGTAAGTAACAGTAAAATAGGTCTTACAGGCTTTCAGTTCCTTTATCCCACTATTGAGGCTGCATTGGGAGACTTAACCAAAGAATAG